The genome window GGACGAGACGCGTATTCCGCTGTTCGAGCAGGCGGTCGCGGCGGGCGGCTACGCCGCCGTGGCGCATGGCCCGCTGCGGCGTGTGAGTTTCGGCTCCGGTTACGTGCGGGAATCACTGTTCGAATGCTTTCAGGAGAACCTCGAGCATTTTCCCGTGTTGCTGCCGATAGCGAGCCGGGAGCCGCCCGAGGTGCTCGCCCATCTGCGCCTGCACAATGGCACCGTCTGGCGCTGGAACCGCCCGTTGATCGGCTTCGATAGCGACGGCACCCCGCATCTGCGTATCGAACATCGGGTGGTGCCGGCGGGGCCGACGCCGGTCGATGCGATCGCCAATGCAGCGTTGTTCTTCGGGTTGATGCAGTTCCTCGGTACGGGCGCGGTGCCGCCGAGTCAGCTGCTGCCGTTCCCGGTCGCGCGCGACAACTTCTATGCTGCCGCCCGCGATGGCCTCGACGCGCATATCGAATGGACCGGCGGTCGGCGCGGTGCCGTGCGTACGCTGCTGCTGGACGAACTCCTGCCCATGGCACGGCGCGGCCTGGAACAGCTGGCCCTGGACGCCGCCGACATCGACCGGTTTCTGGGTATCATTCAGGGGCGGCTGACGAACGCCTGCAACGGTGCGGCCTGGCAGCGTGCCTATGTGGCACGGTACGGACGCGACTGGGAGGGGTTGACGCTTGCCTACCAGGAACGCGCAGCCACGGGACGGCCCGTGCACGAGTGGGGGCTGTGACGCGGCGTCGATACACCGGGACTCACAGCGT of Gammaproteobacteria bacterium contains these proteins:
- a CDS encoding glutamate--cysteine ligase; this encodes MGQEIETSHFSDADFAAFDERLRAETALLHAWFRAAAFSGCGDVGGFELEAWLVDARCRPAPINVAFLARLDDPRVVAELARFNIELNSAPEPLHGPALGSLLTELETISAHCQRTAVEFGAHMLTIGILPTLQEDDLGPGSMSDLRRYRALNEQVLRQRGGRALRLEIHGREHLRTEQRDVMLEAATTSFQIHLKVAPERAARYYNLAQVLSAPMVAVSANSPFLFGHDLWDETRIPLFEQAVAAGGYAAVAHGPLRRVSFGSGYVRESLFECFQENLEHFPVLLPIASREPPEVLAHLRLHNGTVWRWNRPLIGFDSDGTPHLRIEHRVVPAGPTPVDAIANAALFFGLMQFLGTGAVPPSQLLPFPVARDNFYAAARDGLDAHIEWTGGRRGAVRTLLLDELLPMARRGLEQLALDAADIDRFLGIIQGRLTNACNGAAWQRAYVARYGRDWEGLTLAYQERAATGRPVHEWGL